A window from Littorina saxatilis isolate snail1 linkage group LG9, US_GU_Lsax_2.0, whole genome shotgun sequence encodes these proteins:
- the LOC138975618 gene encoding uncharacterized protein isoform X1 yields MTTYHLDTCIKKIRRMRHASQSEALLTVYCLLVSVVCINCLSSTSAVRGQRREFFIPPSPCLMGPSCRNCVETKTFYSYQVCCYHCRLDNLVILGDLCHCVDTRLPDSSVDIGGNCSSGQICDNCAVTISEPTPGVDSLCCQDCGLVLPFLHRNDQGCHCVGDTQGRAHQAAPRFDPEKDTSTTSEFYGSGGVTTMFIPLYLLLCTVTLSLLTIISSSLDI; encoded by the exons ATGACTACTTACCACCTGGACACGTGCATTAAGAAG ATCAGGAGGATGAGACATGCCAGTCAATCAGAAGCCTTGCTCACCGTCTACTGTCTCCTCGTCTCTGTGGTCTGCATCAACTGTTTGTCCTCCACGTCGGCGGTACGAGGACAGCGCCGCGAGTTCTTCA TACCACCAAGCCCCTGCCTGATGGGCCCGTCGTGTAGGAACTGCGTGGAAACCAAGACGTTCTACAGTTACCAAGTGTGCTGTTATCACTGTCGTCTGGATAATCTTGTTATCCTGGGTGACTTGTGTCACTGCGTTGATACCAGGCTGCCCGACTCCTCTGTGG ATATAGGTGGCAACTGCAGCAGCGGTCAGATCTGCGACAACTGCGCTGTGACCATCTCAGAGCCCACCCCGGGTGTGGATAGTCTGTGCTGCCAGGACTGCGGCCTGGTGCTACCCTTCCTTCACCGAAATGACCAGGGCTGTCACTGTGTGGGCGACACGCaag GGCGCGCGCACCAGGCAGCACCGAGGTTTGACCCAGAAAAAGACACTTCGACCACGTCAGAGTTTTATGGGAGTGGGGGCGTAACAACGATGTTCATACCTTTATATCTTTTACTATGCACTGTGACCTTGTCTCTATTGACGATCATCAGCTCATCTCTGGACATATGA
- the LOC138975618 gene encoding uncharacterized protein isoform X2, with amino-acid sequence MRHASQSEALLTVYCLLVSVVCINCLSSTSAVRGQRREFFIPPSPCLMGPSCRNCVETKTFYSYQVCCYHCRLDNLVILGDLCHCVDTRLPDSSVDIGGNCSSGQICDNCAVTISEPTPGVDSLCCQDCGLVLPFLHRNDQGCHCVGDTQGRAHQAAPRFDPEKDTSTTSEFYGSGGVTTMFIPLYLLLCTVTLSLLTIISSSLDI; translated from the exons ATGAGACATGCCAGTCAATCAGAAGCCTTGCTCACCGTCTACTGTCTCCTCGTCTCTGTGGTCTGCATCAACTGTTTGTCCTCCACGTCGGCGGTACGAGGACAGCGCCGCGAGTTCTTCA TACCACCAAGCCCCTGCCTGATGGGCCCGTCGTGTAGGAACTGCGTGGAAACCAAGACGTTCTACAGTTACCAAGTGTGCTGTTATCACTGTCGTCTGGATAATCTTGTTATCCTGGGTGACTTGTGTCACTGCGTTGATACCAGGCTGCCCGACTCCTCTGTGG ATATAGGTGGCAACTGCAGCAGCGGTCAGATCTGCGACAACTGCGCTGTGACCATCTCAGAGCCCACCCCGGGTGTGGATAGTCTGTGCTGCCAGGACTGCGGCCTGGTGCTACCCTTCCTTCACCGAAATGACCAGGGCTGTCACTGTGTGGGCGACACGCaag GGCGCGCGCACCAGGCAGCACCGAGGTTTGACCCAGAAAAAGACACTTCGACCACGTCAGAGTTTTATGGGAGTGGGGGCGTAACAACGATGTTCATACCTTTATATCTTTTACTATGCACTGTGACCTTGTCTCTATTGACGATCATCAGCTCATCTCTGGACATATGA
- the LOC138975619 gene encoding F-box only protein 21-like — MASKANTLLCLPPEILIRILSSEVLQDVDVCNASKACESLCQICCCNEIWKAKFQRRWQSGLSTDKASLPPGGWLELFKVRKTIFQQVQKLVKTLAAKNYHREEVSNESFHDFLQLGELHERGLAFVLEDLHDILECDRYKRLTDKYYSKKAVYFLNHRRLEEEWTSFLSLSQEQQSMEKGAVMVSDWMRPLQRVSLSGVSRQLDDIADQVRAALKLKSTDHPACFKDNSHTGFVENLWTVDQCREVLLTLNSVLFEQLGFKGNHANYYLPENSFIDEVLEQKKGIPITMSIVYASVARRLGVVVEAVNFPKHFLLRWKEHPMATGVDQYTFVDAFNNGKFHSHKSCRSELLDFSDVFGEDIFYPTTLAKLFERSARNLVSIARAFADSDDHIRLLRDGVALYLAISPHDRDMKMLQTRIFIHLRINLKDVIEYLQTLPPREGIPSLIHECEKQLLMNQTPPEEPTPKHRADFTMVKFSVGMVMKHKRYDYMCVIYGWDFECQASSEWILQMGVNRLENKHRQPFYNVLVPDGSNRYAAEENLLYTRDVCTIGHAEVGKFFEEYTGRHYIPNPYKAKEYPDDTPVTKTLIDNFFTSGE, encoded by the exons atggCGTCGAAAGCAAACACTTTGCTGTGTTTACCTCCAGAGATCTTGATACGGATTCTGTCTTCAGAAGTACTGCAAGATGTTGACGTGTGCAACGCTTCTAAGGCGTGCGAAAGCCTCTGCCAAATCTGCTGCTGCAATGAAATCTGGAAGGCAAAGTTTCAACGAAG GTGGCAGTCAGGACTGAGCACTGACAAGGCTTCTCTGCCTCCAGGAGGATGGTTGGAACTCTTCAAGGTTCGCAAGACGATCTTTCAACAGGTGCAGAAGCTAGTGAAAACCTTGGCAGCAAAGAACTACCATCGTGAGGAAGTGTCCAACGAGTCGTTCCACGATTTTCTGCAACTGGGGGAGCTTCATGAACGGGGGCTGGCCTTCGTGCTTGAGGACCTGCATGACATTTTGGAGTGTGACAG GTATAAACGCTTGACAGACAAATACTACAGCAAAAAGGCAGTCTACTTCTTGAACCATCGACGGCTAGAAGAAGAATGGACATCTTTTCTCAGTCTTTCACAGGAACAACAGTCTATGGAGAAAG GTGCTGTGATGGTGTCAGACTGGATGCGGCCCTTACAGCGAGTGTCACTGTCAGGCGTCAGTCGTCAGCTGGACGACATTGCTGACCAGGTCCGTGCCGCGCTCAAGCTGAAGTCAACAGACCATCCTGCTTGTTTCAAAGATAACTCTCACACTG GTTTTGTTGAGAATCTGTGGACAGTGGATCAGTGCAGAGAGGTGCTGCTGACTCTCAACAGTGTGCTGTTTGAACAGCTAGGCTTCAAGGGTAACCATGCAAACTACTACCTGCCTGAAAACTCCTTCATTGAtgag gtTCTGGAACAGAAGAAGGGAATCCCGATAACTATGAGCATTGTGTACGCCTCAGTGGCTCGAAGGCTGGGTGTCGTCGTAGAGGCAGTCAACTTTCCAAAGCACTTTCTCCTCAGGTGGAAAGAACACCCCAT GGCTACGGGGGTTGACCAGTACACGTTTGTGGACGCTTTCAACAACGGCAAGTTCCACAGCCACAAGAGCTGCCGGTCTGAGCTGCTGGATTTCAGTGATGTGTTTGGAGAAGACATTTTCTATCCCACAACCCTGGCTAAG CTCTTTGAGCGCAGTGCTCGAAACCTTGTGAGCATTGCTCGGGCCTTTGCGGACTCTGACGACCACATACGACTCCTGCGTGACGGTGTGGCCCTGTATCTGGCAATCTCGCCCCACGACAGGGACATGAAAATGCTGCAGACTCGCATCTTCATACATCTCAGGATCAACTTGAAAGAC GTGATAGAATACCTGCAGACCCTGCCACCCCGGGAAGGAATCCCAAGTCTGATACATGAGTGTGAAAAACAACTGTTGATGAATCAGACCCCACCAGAAGAG CCAACCCCCAAACACAGGGCAGACTTTACCATGGTCAAGTTTTCAGTGGGAATGGTCATGAAACATAAaag ATACGACTACATGTGTGTGATCTACGGTTGGGACTTTGAATGCCAGGCATCGTCAGAGTGGATCTTGCAGATGGGAGTAAACAGACTGGAAAACAAACATCGCCAGCCCTTCTACAATGTGCTGGTCCCTGACGGCAGTAATCGCTATGCTGCTgaag AAAACCTGCTGTACACTCGCGATGTGTGCACCATCGGCCATGCAGAGGTGGGCAAGTTCTTCGAGGAGTACACGGGGCGCCATTACATCCCCAATCCCTACAAAGCCAAGGAATACCCTGATGATACACCCGTGACGAAAACGCTGATCGACAATTTCTTCACTTCGGGAGAATAG
- the LOC138975621 gene encoding prokineticin Bv8-like, with product MKTFVCIVLLALVCYSAAQLVATKGQQCSTSADCGTGQCCLSHTRPRGKRAIYGYGVGSCHPMGHIADACFMNYNQYDASRMYYVNCPCDSGLTCIANGDRDMPLGEIGNCS from the exons ATGAAGACGTTCGTTTGTATTGTCTTGTTGGCTCTA GTGTGCTACAGCGCTGCCCAGCTGGTAGCGACCAAAGGTCAGCAGTGCAGTACGTCTGCGGACTGTGGAACTGGACAGTGCTGCCTGTCTCACACGCGCCCTCGCGGCAAGAGAGCGATCTACGGCTATGGAGTGGGAAGCTGTCACCCTATGGGACACATCGCAGatg CGTGCTTCATGAACTACAACCAATATGACGCCTCTCGCATGTATTACGTCAACTGTCCCTGCGACTCTGGACTGACATGTATCGCAAATGGTGACAGAGATATGCCACTGGGAGAAATTG GGAATTGTTCCTAG